Proteins encoded in a region of the Haloglomus salinum genome:
- a CDS encoding uracil-DNA glycosylase — protein sequence MPEDPTFPDPDRRNPVAAGCGRCPELVDCRTSISHGVGPTDASLVVVGEAPGAGAPAADRWRGGNLTGMAYTTRNSGRKVRRLVADAGFADDAYYTNAVKCFPCDGTGSNREPTPEERANCRPYLREELAAVDPDAVLTTGKHATTSVFAMAGRSLDGFLDTVLEPVETDFGQVVPLLHPSYQEVWLSRLDHTRGSYLAELRTLLR from the coding sequence GTGCCCGAGGACCCGACCTTTCCGGACCCCGACCGGCGGAACCCGGTGGCGGCCGGCTGTGGACGCTGCCCGGAACTGGTCGACTGTCGTACGAGTATCAGCCACGGCGTCGGGCCGACGGACGCGTCGCTGGTCGTGGTCGGGGAGGCCCCCGGCGCGGGCGCGCCGGCGGCCGACCGCTGGCGGGGCGGGAACCTGACCGGGATGGCCTACACGACCCGCAACTCCGGGCGGAAGGTGCGCCGGCTGGTCGCCGACGCCGGCTTCGCGGACGACGCCTACTACACGAACGCCGTCAAGTGCTTCCCCTGCGACGGCACGGGGAGCAACCGCGAGCCCACGCCCGAGGAGCGGGCGAACTGCCGGCCCTATCTCCGCGAGGAACTGGCGGCCGTCGACCCGGACGCCGTCCTCACCACCGGCAAGCACGCGACGACCTCGGTGTTCGCGATGGCCGGCCGGTCGCTCGACGGGTTCCTCGACACCGTTCTGGAGCCCGTGGAGACCGATTTCGGGCAGGTGGTCCCGCTGTTGCACCCCAGCTACCAGGAGGTGTGGCTCTCACGGCTCGACCACACGCGCGGCTCGTACCTCGCGGAGCTGCGAACGCTGCTGCGGTGA